In Synechococcus sp. CC9616, the following are encoded in one genomic region:
- a CDS encoding CopG family transcriptional regulator, which translates to MSILQQLRLELQQRFEQGAAPLSAGEVADAASSERINVTLPQGVMDDLKRHALQEGRSCGNLASFLIEDGLRRHAVISRVADL; encoded by the coding sequence GTGTCAATTCTCCAGCAGTTGCGGCTTGAGTTGCAGCAGCGGTTCGAGCAGGGGGCTGCCCCCCTCAGCGCAGGTGAGGTGGCGGATGCCGCCAGTTCCGAGCGGATCAACGTCACCTTGCCGCAGGGGGTGATGGACGATCTCAAGCGGCATGCCCTGCAGGAGGGACGCAGCTGTGGAAATCTGGCGTCTTTTTTGATTGAAGACGGTCTGCGCCGTCATGCGGTGATCAGTCGAGTTGCTGACTTGTGA
- a CDS encoding rhomboid family intramembrane serine protease, with the protein MVPSRFWFPVLLLGMAWCQELVDQLLFSGQWNLPMGPGLPIWGVITAPFSHSGFAHLISNSVVFLPLSWLVLTSGTKDYLAVWAAVITINIPVALAWPTASHGLSGVIYGLLGYLLLIGWLERRILPLLLGVLAFWLYGSALVALIPGVSPAGVSWIGHAAGFLGGILSALAVYREPLNNSTLP; encoded by the coding sequence ATGGTGCCGTCACGTTTCTGGTTTCCGGTGCTGCTTCTGGGCATGGCCTGGTGCCAGGAACTTGTGGATCAACTGCTGTTCTCTGGTCAGTGGAATCTGCCGATGGGTCCCGGACTGCCGATCTGGGGTGTGATCACAGCCCCCTTCAGCCATTCCGGTTTTGCCCATCTGATCTCCAACAGTGTTGTTTTCTTGCCCTTGAGCTGGCTGGTGCTGACCAGTGGGACCAAGGACTACCTGGCGGTCTGGGCGGCGGTGATCACGATCAACATTCCCGTCGCCCTGGCCTGGCCCACAGCCAGCCATGGTTTGTCGGGAGTGATCTATGGCCTGCTCGGCTATCTGCTGTTGATCGGCTGGCTCGAGCGCAGGATTCTTCCACTCCTGCTGGGGGTGTTGGCGTTCTGGCTCTATGGCTCCGCCCTAGTTGCTCTGATCCCAGGGGTGTCACCTGCAGGCGTGAGCTGGATCGGTCACGCCGCTGGATTTCTGGGTGGCATTCTCTCCGCTCTGGCGGTGTACCGGGAACCCCTGAATAACAGCACCCTGCCCTGA
- a CDS encoding NAD(P)/FAD-dependent oxidoreductase: MSGKVDVVVIGSGIGGLCCAGLCARAGKEVLVLEAHSQPGGAAHGFERDGYQFESGPSLWSGLSGWPTTNPLAQILRALDQPLPVIRYSDWDVLLPEGQLRVGVGSQDFEAVVRDLRGPQAVAEWQAFGEVLQPIAAAAAALPLLSLRPGAEVLQQMWSRGRQLLPHLPAMRHLAGSFGPLVNRHLQDPFLRNWVDLLCFLISGMPTADTNAAAMATLFGEWFQPDAHLDYPVGGSAAVAAALVEGLERHGGSLRCGSRVAALQLDADRVCGVTLSSGERIQADAVVSNADVWSTLALLPDDVARSWQRQRAGTPPCQSFLHLHLGFAADGLEDLPIHTVWVGDWRRGITAERNAVVLSVPSVLDPGMAPSGQHVLHGYTPANEPWQLWRDLKRGSEAYNSLKSERCQVFWTVLEQQIPDIRDRCKVVMEGSPLSHRRFLNVHEGSYGPALSAAKGLFPGVTTPLSGLWMCGASTFPGIGIPPVAASGALAAHAVLGRQAQAELLRELGI; this comes from the coding sequence GTGAGCGGCAAAGTCGACGTGGTGGTGATTGGTAGTGGTATCGGAGGTCTCTGCTGCGCCGGTTTGTGTGCCCGTGCCGGTAAAGAGGTCCTGGTGCTTGAAGCCCACAGCCAGCCCGGCGGTGCGGCCCATGGTTTTGAGCGTGATGGCTATCAGTTCGAGTCCGGACCTTCGCTCTGGAGTGGTCTGAGTGGTTGGCCCACCACGAATCCACTTGCGCAGATTCTCAGGGCTCTGGACCAGCCTCTGCCTGTGATTCGATACAGCGACTGGGATGTTCTGTTGCCGGAGGGACAGCTGCGTGTCGGCGTCGGCAGTCAAGACTTCGAGGCAGTGGTCAGGGATCTGCGCGGACCGCAGGCTGTTGCCGAGTGGCAGGCGTTCGGCGAGGTGCTGCAGCCGATTGCCGCCGCCGCCGCCGCTTTACCCCTGCTCAGCCTGCGTCCTGGAGCTGAGGTGTTGCAGCAGATGTGGAGCAGGGGCCGTCAGTTACTGCCCCATCTCCCCGCCATGCGTCATCTGGCGGGAAGTTTTGGCCCGCTTGTGAATCGCCACCTTCAAGACCCCTTCCTGCGCAACTGGGTGGATCTGCTCTGCTTTCTGATCAGCGGCATGCCCACGGCAGACACCAACGCCGCTGCGATGGCCACCTTGTTCGGGGAATGGTTCCAGCCGGATGCTCATCTGGATTACCCCGTTGGCGGAAGTGCCGCGGTCGCAGCGGCTCTTGTTGAAGGTCTGGAGCGACACGGCGGTTCCCTGCGCTGCGGCAGCCGCGTCGCAGCCCTCCAGCTCGATGCCGATCGTGTCTGTGGCGTGACCCTGAGCAGTGGTGAGCGGATCCAGGCCGATGCTGTTGTCAGCAACGCTGACGTCTGGAGCACGCTGGCCCTGTTGCCGGATGATGTCGCCAGAAGTTGGCAGCGCCAGAGGGCAGGCACGCCGCCATGCCAGTCCTTTCTGCATCTTCATCTCGGCTTTGCCGCCGATGGCCTGGAGGATCTTCCGATCCACACCGTATGGGTGGGGGATTGGCGGCGTGGCATCACGGCGGAACGCAATGCTGTGGTTCTGTCCGTCCCATCGGTGCTGGATCCCGGGATGGCCCCGTCCGGCCAGCATGTGCTGCATGGCTATACGCCGGCCAATGAGCCTTGGCAGCTCTGGCGAGACCTGAAACGGGGAAGTGAGGCTTACAACAGCCTGAAGAGCGAACGCTGTCAGGTGTTCTGGACGGTGCTGGAGCAGCAGATCCCGGACATTCGCGATCGCTGCAAGGTGGTGATGGAGGGATCTCCCCTCAGTCACCGTCGCTTTCTCAATGTCCATGAAGGCAGTTACGGCCCTGCCCTCTCAGCGGCGAAGGGACTCTTCCCAGGTGTGACAACACCTCTGTCAGGACTGTGGATGTGTGGAGCCAGCACCTTCCCCGGGATCGGCATTCCCCCCGTGGCGGCGAGTGGTGCTCTGGCTGCCCACGCCGTTCTGGGTCGTCAGGCTCAGGCTGAACTGTTGCGGGAACTTGGGATCTGA
- a CDS encoding DUF6737 family protein, translating into MSSKPSADQPSGEQPRFWSLKPWWCQPWSILLTGLVVVAGSWWWPQRIWITLPLGVAVAAWWTLFLVLVPAAYRNGNLNEIE; encoded by the coding sequence GTGAGCTCGAAGCCCTCCGCTGATCAACCCTCAGGAGAGCAACCCCGCTTCTGGTCGCTGAAACCCTGGTGGTGCCAGCCCTGGAGCATCCTCCTCACCGGCTTGGTTGTGGTGGCTGGATCCTGGTGGTGGCCGCAACGCATCTGGATCACGCTGCCCCTGGGAGTTGCTGTTGCCGCCTGGTGGACCTTGTTTCTGGTGCTTGTTCCGGCGGCGTATCGCAACGGCAACCTCAACGAGATCGAATGA
- a CDS encoding PCC domain-containing protein, giving the protein MRSLPLKLAPGSDLRLSIEQLAAEQQISGFVLGIVGNLSQAAFQCPGQAEPRVLKGDLEVITLNGNFTPQGVHLHLSLSDGACQVWGGHLEPGTLVQKGVDLLLGITDQVQSQTLQPADAAANPRLEIAVLPGCPWCARALRLLRTLDLPHQVDTVNGDDDFKRWQSRSGMTTFPQVFVDGQLIGGYDDLTTLHASGELEALR; this is encoded by the coding sequence ATGCGTTCATTGCCGCTGAAATTGGCTCCCGGCAGTGACCTGCGCCTCAGCATCGAACAACTGGCTGCAGAGCAACAGATTTCGGGCTTTGTTCTCGGCATCGTTGGCAACCTCTCACAGGCCGCTTTCCAATGCCCTGGCCAGGCAGAGCCCAGGGTTCTCAAGGGTGATCTCGAGGTCATCACCCTGAATGGCAACTTCACGCCCCAGGGCGTCCATCTCCACCTCAGCCTCTCGGACGGTGCCTGCCAGGTTTGGGGAGGGCACCTTGAGCCGGGAACCCTTGTGCAGAAGGGGGTTGATCTACTGCTGGGCATCACGGACCAGGTTCAGTCCCAGACCCTTCAGCCTGCCGATGCCGCAGCGAATCCTCGGCTGGAGATCGCGGTTTTACCGGGCTGCCCCTGGTGCGCTCGGGCCCTGCGGCTGCTGAGGACCCTCGACCTCCCGCATCAGGTGGACACCGTGAACGGTGACGACGATTTCAAGCGCTGGCAGAGCCGCAGCGGGATGACGACCTTCCCCCAGGTGTTCGTTGATGGACAGCTGATCGGTGGCTACGACGACCTCACGACCTTGCATGCATCCGGTGAGCTCGAAGCCCTCCGCTGA
- a CDS encoding glycine zipper 2TM domain-containing protein, whose translation MNKFFPFSALAICGALLAAALPARAQHWSAAAPVQIYPVAPAAPMPYPATYPGNPYANTAYPDPYQEAQRRCNRGRLIGGIVGGGLGYVASRDDGRSWAVPLGALLGSQMGCNTGAGRGPLPW comes from the coding sequence ATGAACAAGTTTTTCCCATTTTCGGCCCTGGCCATTTGTGGAGCGCTGCTGGCCGCTGCTCTCCCGGCACGTGCCCAGCATTGGTCTGCAGCGGCTCCCGTTCAGATCTACCCGGTGGCCCCTGCAGCGCCGATGCCGTACCCGGCCACCTATCCAGGAAATCCCTACGCCAACACCGCCTACCCGGATCCTTATCAAGAGGCTCAGCGGCGCTGCAATCGGGGCAGGCTGATCGGTGGCATTGTTGGCGGTGGACTTGGTTACGTGGCGTCCAGAGATGACGGCCGCAGCTGGGCTGTTCCCCTTGGGGCCTTGCTCGGATCACAGATGGGTTGCAACACAGGTGCCGGTCGTGGACCGCTGCCCTGGTGA
- the pepN gene encoding aminopeptidase N: MAAAAPIRLVDYTPWPFALPDIHLNVDVRSDHVLVTSRLLLEPQQAGVPLELRGVELEIESIAIDEEALPDGAWRQSGDELSIPEPPAEPFALSLRCRIDPYRNTSLEGLYASGGMLTSQCEAEGFRRITYHPDRPDVLSRWTVRIEADRASCPVLLSNGNATETQDLPGNRHAVTWKDPHPKPSYLFALVAGDLEEIRDHYVTSQGREVTLRLHVERGDEPYTAHAMASLKRAMAWDEQVYGLAYDLDEYNIVAVRHFNMGAMENKSLNIFNSKLVLADSETATDGELERIESVIAHEYFHNWTGNRITCRDWFQLSLKEGLTVYRDQCFTADLHSPAVKRIEDVSTLRNTQFREDAGPTAHPVKPSEYQAIDNFYTTTIYEKGAELIRMLRTLLGQERFMKGMATYVSRFDGTAATTEDFVDAVLSGASAGGEDLGFDPERFRRWYHQAGTPELQVERHWEPERGELTLHFRQTTPATPGQKQKDPLVLPVALALIGPDGPLTDEQLFILDAEEASLSITTNPQAQPPALSILRGFSAPVTLTMEMPLAENLQILAADNDPFSRWDAGQRLFRQVLLARSAGSVKSDVEEALTSSINQRLVEVDLSQGSELATLLSLPGLAELEALQSPVDPPALFQAALDLRSALGARLEQPMQALLQRCQAGWDQSWPEGQGERQLTAVAWSWLVAAGHQESRKQALEAVSGSSMTLARAALRALHPIACREREEASAVFFDRWQDRPVILDSWFAQEASMPRADGLERVQALMQHPRFDPLAPNSLRAVLGGFAANVLVFHAAGGHGYRFMAEQIAAVDKRNPVTASRMAKVFSRWRSYGTQRQQEMRTAIEALASAELSTNTREVVSMLLA, encoded by the coding sequence ATGGCTGCTGCTGCTCCGATCCGCCTGGTGGATTACACCCCCTGGCCCTTTGCACTTCCAGACATTCACCTGAACGTGGATGTTCGTTCGGACCATGTGCTTGTGACGAGTCGCCTGCTGTTGGAGCCACAGCAGGCAGGAGTTCCCTTGGAGCTCCGTGGCGTGGAGCTTGAAATCGAGTCGATTGCCATTGATGAAGAGGCTCTGCCCGATGGAGCCTGGAGGCAATCAGGCGATGAACTCTCCATCCCCGAACCTCCGGCGGAGCCGTTCGCGCTCAGTCTTCGCTGTCGCATTGATCCTTATCGCAACACGTCGCTTGAGGGCCTCTACGCCAGTGGCGGCATGCTCACCAGTCAGTGCGAGGCGGAGGGGTTCCGTCGGATCACGTATCACCCGGATCGTCCCGACGTGCTGAGTCGCTGGACGGTCCGCATTGAAGCGGACCGCGCCAGCTGCCCGGTCTTGCTGAGCAATGGCAATGCAACGGAAACACAGGATCTGCCTGGCAACCGCCATGCCGTGACATGGAAAGACCCCCATCCCAAGCCCTCCTATCTCTTTGCTCTGGTGGCAGGAGATCTCGAGGAGATTCGCGATCACTACGTCACCTCACAGGGGCGTGAGGTCACCCTTCGTCTGCACGTTGAGCGAGGTGATGAGCCCTACACAGCCCATGCCATGGCTTCTCTGAAGCGGGCCATGGCTTGGGATGAGCAGGTCTATGGGCTGGCCTACGACCTCGATGAATACAACATCGTCGCCGTGCGCCACTTCAACATGGGCGCAATGGAGAACAAGAGTCTGAATATCTTCAACTCGAAGCTTGTTCTGGCTGATTCGGAAACCGCCACTGATGGAGAGCTTGAGCGGATCGAAAGCGTCATTGCCCATGAGTACTTCCACAACTGGACAGGCAATCGCATTACGTGTCGAGACTGGTTTCAGCTTTCTCTAAAAGAGGGCCTAACCGTTTATCGCGATCAGTGCTTCACCGCTGATCTTCACTCTCCGGCAGTGAAACGCATTGAGGATGTTTCGACGCTTCGCAACACTCAATTTCGTGAAGATGCAGGGCCGACAGCCCATCCCGTCAAACCCAGTGAATACCAGGCGATCGATAACTTTTATACAACAACGATCTATGAGAAAGGAGCTGAACTGATCCGCATGCTGCGCACACTGCTGGGTCAGGAGCGGTTCATGAAGGGAATGGCGACCTATGTGAGTCGATTTGATGGGACCGCTGCGACGACGGAGGATTTTGTCGACGCCGTTCTTTCCGGAGCCTCTGCGGGTGGAGAAGATCTCGGGTTCGATCCTGAGAGGTTTCGGCGTTGGTATCACCAGGCCGGCACACCTGAACTCCAGGTTGAGCGTCACTGGGAACCTGAACGTGGTGAGCTAACCCTGCATTTCCGCCAGACCACGCCTGCAACCCCCGGACAGAAGCAAAAAGATCCCTTGGTTCTGCCTGTGGCTCTGGCCCTGATCGGTCCCGATGGTCCTCTCACGGATGAGCAGCTGTTCATCCTGGACGCCGAGGAGGCCAGCCTCTCCATCACAACGAACCCTCAGGCTCAGCCTCCGGCGCTGTCCATCCTGCGTGGCTTTTCAGCGCCGGTGACGCTGACCATGGAGATGCCGTTGGCAGAGAACCTGCAGATTCTCGCTGCTGATAACGACCCCTTCAGCCGCTGGGATGCCGGCCAGCGCTTGTTCCGGCAGGTTCTGCTGGCTCGCTCCGCCGGGTCAGTCAAGTCTGATGTCGAGGAGGCGCTCACATCGTCCATCAACCAGCGGTTGGTCGAGGTAGACCTGTCACAGGGCTCAGAGTTGGCAACCCTGCTCAGCCTGCCGGGCCTGGCGGAATTGGAAGCGCTTCAGTCTCCAGTGGATCCCCCCGCGCTCTTCCAGGCGGCACTCGATCTTCGTTCTGCCCTGGGCGCTCGCCTGGAACAGCCGATGCAGGCGTTGCTCCAGCGCTGCCAAGCGGGCTGGGATCAATCCTGGCCTGAAGGGCAAGGAGAACGCCAGCTCACGGCAGTTGCTTGGAGTTGGCTCGTGGCCGCTGGTCATCAGGAGTCACGCAAGCAGGCACTGGAGGCGGTGTCCGGTTCCTCAATGACACTGGCGCGTGCCGCCCTAAGGGCATTGCATCCAATTGCCTGCCGGGAACGCGAAGAAGCGTCGGCTGTGTTCTTCGATCGCTGGCAGGACCGTCCGGTCATTCTCGATTCATGGTTTGCCCAGGAAGCGTCGATGCCGAGAGCGGATGGCCTGGAGAGGGTGCAAGCTCTGATGCAGCATCCACGTTTCGATCCGCTCGCTCCCAACTCGCTGCGGGCGGTGCTTGGCGGCTTTGCAGCCAATGTGCTGGTCTTTCATGCCGCCGGAGGCCATGGCTACCGCTTCATGGCTGAGCAGATTGCTGCAGTGGACAAGCGCAATCCGGTCACTGCCTCTCGAATGGCCAAGGTGTTCAGCCGTTGGCGCAGTTATGGCACGCAACGGCAGCAGGAGATGCGCACAGCGATCGAGGCACTGGCGTCCGCTGAGCTCTCAACGAACACCCGTGAAGTGGTGAGCATGTTGCTGGCCTAA
- a CDS encoding TFIIB-type zinc finger domain-containing protein, with amino-acid sequence MSQAVCRNCGSRSFRADRSLGGRLICQSCGTPAGSRPVRAPSVRTGRRRPKLWLTLLVITIVVLVVLSAL; translated from the coding sequence TTGTCTCAAGCTGTCTGCCGGAACTGCGGCAGCCGTTCCTTCCGGGCAGATCGTTCTCTGGGCGGACGACTGATCTGCCAGAGCTGCGGGACGCCCGCAGGATCGCGTCCGGTGCGCGCGCCCTCGGTCCGAACAGGGCGACGTCGACCCAAGCTGTGGCTGACACTGCTGGTCATCACCATTGTTGTGTTGGTGGTTCTGTCGGCTCTCTGA
- a CDS encoding WbuC family cupin fold metalloprotein, with product MTKHQPLQRLDQDLFDRVAKEARQGSRLRMNHNLHQANDLVQRFINVLQPGTYVRPHRHLRDQEGEGFECFLVLQGAVGLLLLNQQGEVTHQERLDASGPLQGIELAESQLHTLVALEADTVIFELKQGPYQPSSDKDFLAGFPLENTPDAETQEQRWRDLFT from the coding sequence ATGACCAAACACCAGCCGCTACAACGCTTGGATCAGGATCTGTTCGATCGAGTAGCAAAAGAGGCACGCCAGGGGAGCCGGCTGCGCATGAATCACAACCTGCATCAGGCGAACGACCTTGTTCAGCGGTTCATCAATGTGCTCCAACCAGGAACCTATGTGCGCCCCCATCGCCATCTCCGCGACCAAGAGGGGGAAGGATTTGAGTGCTTTCTCGTGCTCCAGGGAGCTGTGGGACTTCTTTTGCTGAACCAACAGGGTGAGGTCACCCATCAGGAGCGCCTCGATGCCTCTGGACCTCTACAGGGCATCGAACTGGCTGAGAGTCAGCTGCACACTCTGGTGGCTCTGGAGGCTGACACCGTCATTTTCGAGCTGAAGCAGGGTCCTTACCAACCAAGCAGCGACAAGGACTTTCTCGCTGGATTCCCCCTGGAAAACACACCTGACGCAGAAACTCAGGAACAACGCTGGCGTGATCTGTTCACATAA
- a CDS encoding histidine kinase, which translates to MNEAGPKGRQQLQLLLVAARHHLSGNDLRSLVLYLEREDVGFEVTLQLADPTQQPELLELHRLVVTPALIKLSPSPKQVFAGSNILQQLKGWVPRWQQDGVVSGLGLSLRPTELDGSRTQKELQLEDQLLVLRQENETLIDRIHAQERLLRMVAHELRTPLTAAALALQSQRLGQIDMDRFQDVITRRLEEMEALSKDLLEVGTTRWETLFNPQRLDLASVSAEVILELEKLWLGRNVEIRTDIPIDLPKVFADQRRMRQVLLNLLENALKYTGNGGHITLTMLHRTSQWVEVSVCDSGPGIPAGEQQRIFLDRVRLPQTSNQTTGFGVGLSVCRRIVEVHGGRIWVVSEPDEGACFYFTVPIWQGQGQEWGQAVLTEGEADP; encoded by the coding sequence GTGAATGAGGCCGGTCCCAAGGGTCGCCAGCAGCTGCAGCTGCTGCTGGTGGCTGCCCGTCATCACCTGTCCGGCAACGATTTGCGCTCCTTGGTTCTCTACCTGGAGCGTGAGGATGTTGGCTTTGAAGTGACGCTGCAGCTGGCTGATCCAACACAACAGCCTGAGTTGCTCGAACTGCATCGCCTGGTGGTGACACCGGCTTTGATCAAGCTTTCACCGTCGCCGAAACAGGTCTTTGCCGGCAGCAACATCCTTCAGCAGCTGAAGGGATGGGTTCCTCGCTGGCAACAGGACGGCGTCGTCAGCGGCCTTGGACTGAGCCTCAGGCCCACTGAACTCGACGGCAGTCGAACCCAGAAAGAACTGCAGCTGGAGGACCAATTGTTGGTCCTCCGTCAGGAAAACGAGACGCTGATTGATCGCATCCATGCCCAGGAGCGGCTGCTGCGCATGGTCGCCCACGAACTGCGCACTCCCCTTACAGCAGCGGCGTTGGCCCTGCAAAGTCAACGACTGGGGCAGATCGACATGGATCGCTTTCAGGACGTGATCACCCGGCGACTGGAGGAGATGGAGGCCCTCTCCAAAGACTTGCTGGAGGTCGGAACCACACGCTGGGAAACGCTGTTCAATCCCCAGCGACTGGATCTCGCCAGCGTGTCCGCCGAGGTGATCCTTGAACTCGAGAAGCTGTGGCTTGGCCGCAATGTTGAGATCCGCACCGACATTCCGATCGACTTACCCAAGGTGTTCGCTGATCAACGGCGGATGCGACAGGTGCTGCTCAACCTGCTTGAGAATGCCCTCAAATACACTGGTAATGGCGGCCATATCACCCTGACGATGCTTCACCGCACCAGCCAATGGGTTGAGGTGAGCGTCTGCGACAGCGGGCCTGGCATCCCTGCTGGAGAACAGCAGCGAATCTTTCTGGACCGGGTGAGGCTCCCGCAGACGTCCAACCAAACCACTGGTTTCGGCGTGGGACTGTCTGTTTGCCGCCGCATCGTTGAAGTTCACGGCGGACGCATCTGGGTGGTGTCTGAACCTGATGAAGGAGCCTGCTTCTATTTCACAGTTCCGATCTGGCAAGGCCAGGGACAGGAATGGGGTCAGGCTGTCTTGACGGAGGGTGAGGCGGACCCGTAG
- a CDS encoding SRPBCC family protein — MERMPQGVRRLAVQLRTSIPVDVLWQVLTDYERLETFIPNLVSSQLVYKDGKTVRLQQVGSQQLLGLRFSAQVLLELTEFRPEGLLQFRMLKGDFRRFEGSWRVRSLPDGSSLLYELTVQGCLGMPIGLIEERLRDDLSSNLSAVEREGLRRWQKYD, encoded by the coding sequence ATGGAACGGATGCCCCAGGGGGTTCGTCGTCTTGCTGTGCAGTTGCGCACCTCGATCCCAGTTGACGTGCTTTGGCAGGTTCTCACGGACTACGAACGGCTCGAAACGTTCATTCCCAATCTTGTTAGCAGTCAACTCGTTTACAAAGACGGCAAGACCGTTCGCCTGCAGCAGGTTGGCAGCCAGCAATTGCTAGGTCTGCGTTTCTCTGCACAAGTTTTGCTGGAGCTCACCGAGTTCAGGCCGGAGGGCTTGCTTCAGTTCCGCATGCTCAAGGGAGATTTCAGGCGATTTGAGGGTTCATGGAGAGTGCGCAGCCTTCCCGATGGGTCATCACTGCTCTACGAGCTCACTGTTCAGGGATGTCTGGGCATGCCGATCGGATTGATTGAGGAGCGTCTTCGTGACGATCTTTCCAGCAACCTTTCAGCTGTGGAGAGGGAAGGGCTCCGCCGATGGCAGAAATACGACTGA
- a CDS encoding FAD-binding oxidoreductase has translation MQVPNATAGGTSSSLFTIVASGIQAGSGSSVTRTYRVAMEGLNTIYKRLSASGAKILSVSPAGENTPTAPATTSSAPAPKAVTTTPASAPAPKKPHANVPVNTYKPKTPFMGTVTENYALVHEGGIGRVQHITFDLSGGDPQLEYVEGQSIGIIPEGEDAKGKPHKLRLYSIASTRHGDDLKDNTVSLCVRQLEYKNDAGDQIYGVCSTFLCDIEPGSKVKITGPVGKEMLLPEDEDANIIMLATGTGIAPMRTYLRRMFEPRERDANGWTFRGKAWLFMGAPKTPNLLYDADFEHYEREFPDNFRYTKAISREQQNAKGGRMYIQDRVLEHADEIFSMIENPKTHVYMCGLRGMEPGIDEAMSAAAAAKGLDWSELRPQLKKADRWHVETY, from the coding sequence ATGCAGGTGCCGAACGCCACGGCTGGTGGAACGTCGTCTTCTCTTTTCACCATTGTCGCCAGCGGCATCCAGGCCGGTTCAGGCAGCTCAGTAACCCGGACTTACCGCGTTGCAATGGAGGGTTTGAACACCATCTACAAGCGCTTGAGTGCTTCTGGGGCCAAAATCTTAAGTGTGTCGCCTGCTGGTGAGAACACTCCCACAGCGCCAGCGACCACCTCCAGTGCACCCGCCCCGAAAGCCGTGACAACGACGCCTGCCTCCGCACCGGCTCCGAAAAAGCCGCATGCCAACGTTCCCGTCAACACCTACAAGCCGAAAACGCCCTTTATGGGCACGGTCACCGAGAACTACGCCCTCGTCCATGAGGGCGGCATTGGTCGGGTCCAGCACATCACCTTTGATCTTTCCGGTGGTGATCCTCAACTGGAATACGTCGAGGGACAGAGCATCGGGATCATTCCTGAGGGGGAAGACGCCAAAGGCAAGCCCCACAAACTGCGCCTGTATTCGATCGCCAGCACTCGCCACGGTGATGATCTCAAGGACAACACCGTGTCCCTTTGCGTTCGCCAGCTGGAATACAAGAATGATGCTGGAGATCAGATCTACGGCGTCTGCTCCACTTTCCTCTGTGACATCGAACCGGGCAGCAAGGTGAAGATCACCGGTCCGGTCGGCAAGGAGATGCTCCTTCCCGAAGATGAGGACGCCAACATCATCATGTTGGCCACCGGTACCGGCATCGCCCCGATGCGGACCTACCTGCGCCGCATGTTCGAACCTCGCGAACGCGACGCCAACGGCTGGACATTCCGCGGCAAGGCCTGGTTGTTCATGGGTGCGCCCAAGACTCCAAACCTGCTCTATGACGCCGACTTCGAGCACTACGAGCGCGAATTCCCGGATAACTTCCGCTACACGAAAGCCATAAGCCGCGAGCAACAGAACGCCAAAGGCGGCCGGATGTATATCCAGGACAGAGTTCTCGAGCACGCTGATGAAATCTTCTCGATGATTGAGAACCCCAAAACCCATGTGTACATGTGTGGACTGAGGGGCATGGAACCCGGAATCGATGAAGCGATGTCAGCAGCAGCAGCAGCCAAGGGGCTCGACTGGTCTGAACTGCGGCCTCAGCTGAAGAAGGCCGATCGCTGGCACGTCGAGACGTACTGA